The following coding sequences lie in one Psychrilyobacter atlanticus DSM 19335 genomic window:
- a CDS encoding sigma-54-dependent Fis family transcriptional regulator: MIENKTELIQIEKHVKQYAAIISSAMKVDVEIIDKDMIRIAGTGIFKKSVGVTAKGSVYKDVLKTGEPHIIREPGKDKLCITCPEKDRCPETLEISTPIFYNSEIIGVIGLVCSTNYQKEKVLENLNSHLKFIKQISEFISIKINEQNDNLFRKERAKLFYEILSVIDKGVIVLDENSKVVNLNNSAMKELELSPNSLNKKINIENKDEFLFGKETYEVTITASKKSYIIVGKKFKTDGLKKETYQVFIFDSIKKLNDEFQQLSAERALGIEAIIGESYPMLRLKGKIKKIAPTKSTVLITGESGTGKELVARAIHAHSDRKDKPFIAINCAAIPDSLLESELFGYIKGAFSGASSNGRMGKFELANKGVIFLDEIGDMPLYLQAKLLRVLQERKLVRIGSNKLMDLDIRVLAATNIDLKERIEKKKFREDLYYRLNVIPIEIPNLKSRGKDILLIIEQLMKKYNKVLNKYVHTIDIETKKILMSYEWPGNVRELENVVEFMINLSDESGIITKDLLPDNLISEEKSDVNILEGILTIADAEKILIDNAINKYGNNTSGKKEAAKELGIGIATLYRKVEKYNI; the protein is encoded by the coding sequence ATGATAGAAAATAAAACAGAGTTAATTCAGATAGAAAAACATGTAAAACAATACGCTGCTATAATTTCTTCAGCAATGAAGGTAGATGTAGAGATAATTGATAAAGATATGATAAGAATAGCAGGAACAGGAATTTTTAAAAAAAGTGTTGGAGTGACAGCCAAAGGATCAGTTTATAAAGATGTATTAAAAACAGGAGAACCTCATATAATAAGGGAGCCGGGAAAAGATAAATTGTGTATAACATGCCCAGAAAAAGATAGGTGTCCAGAAACGCTGGAAATATCAACTCCAATATTTTATAATAGTGAGATAATAGGAGTAATAGGCTTAGTATGTTCTACAAATTATCAAAAGGAAAAAGTTCTAGAAAATTTAAACTCACATCTTAAGTTTATAAAACAAATAAGTGAATTTATTTCTATAAAAATAAATGAACAAAATGATAATTTATTTAGAAAGGAAAGGGCAAAACTGTTCTATGAGATATTGAGTGTTATAGATAAAGGTGTAATCGTATTAGATGAAAATAGTAAGGTGGTCAACTTAAATAACTCTGCCATGAAAGAATTAGAGTTATCCCCTAATTCATTGAATAAAAAGATAAATATAGAAAATAAGGATGAATTTTTATTTGGGAAAGAGACATATGAAGTAACTATAACTGCAAGTAAAAAGAGCTATATTATTGTAGGAAAAAAGTTTAAAACGGATGGCCTAAAAAAAGAAACATATCAGGTCTTTATATTTGATAGTATTAAAAAATTAAATGATGAATTTCAGCAATTATCAGCGGAGAGAGCTTTAGGGATAGAAGCTATAATAGGGGAATCTTACCCGATGCTCAGGCTGAAAGGAAAGATAAAAAAAATAGCTCCAACTAAATCTACTGTATTAATAACCGGAGAAAGTGGAACGGGAAAAGAATTAGTAGCTAGAGCTATCCATGCTCACTCTGATAGAAAGGATAAACCTTTTATAGCCATAAATTGTGCAGCGATACCAGATTCTCTTCTTGAAAGTGAATTATTCGGTTACATAAAAGGAGCTTTTTCAGGGGCTAGTTCTAATGGGAGAATGGGAAAATTTGAATTAGCGAATAAAGGGGTAATATTTTTAGATGAAATAGGAGATATGCCTCTTTATTTACAGGCAAAACTTCTGAGAGTCCTGCAAGAAAGAAAATTAGTAAGAATAGGATCTAATAAATTAATGGATTTAGATATAAGGGTTTTAGCAGCTACAAATATAGATCTCAAAGAGAGGATTGAAAAGAAAAAATTTAGAGAAGATCTTTATTATCGATTAAATGTAATTCCTATTGAAATTCCAAATCTAAAGAGCAGAGGAAAAGACATACTTTTAATAATAGAGCAGCTGATGAAAAAATATAATAAAGTTTTAAATAAGTATGTTCATACCATAGACATTGAAACTAAAAAAATATTAATGTCTTATGAGTGGCCTGGAAATGTCAGGGAATTAGAAAATGTAGTAGAATTTATGATAAATTTATCTGATGAAAGTGGTATTATAACAAAAGACTTACTTCCTGACAATTTAATTTCAGAAGAAAAATCTGATGTAAATATTTTAGAAGGTATTTTAACTATAGCTGATGCAGAAAAGATTTTAATAGATAATGCAATAAATAAATATGGAAATAATACAAGTGGGAAAAAAGAAGCTGCAAAAGAATTAGGGATAGGAATAGCAACATTATATAGGAAAGTTGAAAAATATAATATTTAA
- a CDS encoding GntR family transcriptional regulator — protein MSKYMNLKEKSYEIIKQNIINLTYVPGEYLEEKKISDSLEVSRTPMREALSRLEDEGWVKIYPRKGIYVSKVDENLINNIFDARKNLEVSALKLTTNKLPKIKLELLKEKFDGLTVDDRKKMDDIDDEFHNMILSFYDNFFLNKASINIMEHAKRIKMFSLGKKLKARILQSTEEHIILINLLLEEKIEEAEEVLYEHLERAQRYYLKILIV, from the coding sequence ATGTCTAAATATATGAACTTAAAAGAAAAATCGTATGAAATTATCAAGCAAAACATAATAAATTTAACCTATGTTCCTGGGGAATATCTAGAAGAAAAAAAAATAAGTGATTCGCTGGAAGTCAGTAGAACTCCAATGAGAGAAGCTTTAAGCCGTCTTGAGGATGAAGGGTGGGTAAAAATATATCCAAGAAAAGGGATATATGTGTCTAAAGTTGATGAAAATTTAATAAATAATATATTTGATGCTAGGAAAAATTTAGAAGTTTCAGCTTTAAAATTAACTACAAATAAACTTCCAAAAATAAAATTGGAACTTTTAAAAGAAAAATTTGACGGTCTTACTGTGGATGATAGGAAAAAAATGGATGATATAGATGATGAGTTTCATAATATGATACTTAGTTTTTATGATAATTTTTTTCTAAACAAAGCATCTATAAATATCATGGAACATGCAAAAAGAATTAAAATGTTTTCTTTAGGGAAAAAATTAAAAGCAAGAATTTTACAATCTACAGAAGAACACATCATATTAATAAATCTTCTTTTAGAAGAGAAAATAGAAGAAGCAGAGGAAGTTCTCTATGAACATTTAGAAAGAGCCCAAAGATACTATTTAAAAATTTTAATAGTATAG
- a CDS encoding aspartate/glutamate racemase family protein — protein sequence MNIAGILGGMGPLATMDLSNKIIKYTDAEKDSDHVHILIDNNTEIPDRTAYILGKGENPEKYLIDSALRLEAMGADFIVMSCNTAHYFYEHIKKSVKIPFINMIEEIAKELKGIKKVGLLATKGTYYSNIYENIFKKYGIEVAVPPMHLQETVMELIYRVKDGNSDINEVPINSVVEYFSKLGIDNIILGCTELPVAFEKMAIKGNFLDPTKILAISTIKLVGKKVARI from the coding sequence ATGAATATAGCAGGTATTTTAGGTGGGATGGGACCCCTTGCCACAATGGATTTATCAAATAAAATAATAAAATATACTGATGCAGAAAAAGATAGCGATCATGTGCATATATTAATAGATAATAATACAGAAATCCCAGATAGAACTGCATATATTTTGGGAAAGGGAGAAAACCCTGAAAAATATCTGATTGATTCAGCTTTAAGATTAGAAGCTATGGGGGCTGATTTTATAGTTATGTCCTGCAATACAGCTCATTATTTTTATGAACATATTAAAAAATCTGTAAAAATACCCTTTATAAATATGATAGAGGAAATAGCAAAAGAATTAAAAGGAATAAAAAAAGTAGGTCTTTTGGCTACCAAGGGAACTTATTATAGTAATATTTATGAAAATATCTTTAAAAAATATGGAATTGAAGTAGCTGTCCCTCCTATGCATTTACAAGAAACTGTAATGGAGTTAATCTATAGAGTAAAAGATGGTAATAGTGATATTAACGAGGTCCCTATAAATTCTGTTGTAGAATATTTTTCTAAATTAGGAATTGATAATATTATTTTAGGGTGTACAGAACTTCCTGTAGCTTTTGAAAAAATGGCAATAAAGGGAAATTTTTTAGATCCAACCAAAATACTAGCCATTAGTACAATAAAATTGGTTGGGAAAAAAGTAGCAAGAATATAA
- the dpaL gene encoding diaminopropionate ammonia-lyase yields MEKNIKWTKNNIKRTNYKECIEFLSEKEVGKAKSFHESFDQYTVTPLADLGNLANHIGLNGVYLKDESYRFGLNAFKVLGGSFAMGRYLASKLGRDISELGYKELISEDVKKELGDITFATATDGNHGRGVAWTANKLNQKSVVYMPKGSSITRLENIRAEGAEASITEVNYDDAVRIATDYANKNNGVVIQDTAWEGYEEIPAWIMQGYGTMALESIEQLKEKKIEKPTHIFLQAGVGSLAGAVQGVFASIYGDDCPTTVIVESNLADCLYKSAKAGEMKYVGGDMQTIMAGLACGEPNTIGWEVLKNHSAAFVSCPDWVAANGMRILGCPIKGDDQVVSGESGAVTAGLLFEVMTNPEYAQMKEDLKLDENSKVLLFSTEGDTDPEVYKKIVWHGAHTK; encoded by the coding sequence ATGGAAAAAAATATAAAATGGACTAAAAATAATATCAAGAGAACCAACTATAAAGAATGTATTGAATTTTTAAGTGAAAAAGAAGTAGGAAAAGCAAAGAGTTTTCATGAAAGTTTTGATCAATATACAGTAACTCCATTAGCTGACTTAGGTAACCTGGCTAACCATATTGGATTAAATGGAGTTTATCTAAAAGATGAATCATATAGATTTGGGCTAAATGCATTTAAAGTATTAGGTGGGTCATTTGCAATGGGAAGATACCTTGCTTCTAAATTAGGTCGTGATATTTCTGAATTGGGATATAAAGAACTAATTTCAGAAGATGTAAAAAAAGAATTAGGAGATATTACATTTGCTACAGCAACTGATGGAAACCACGGTAGAGGAGTAGCTTGGACTGCTAATAAATTAAATCAGAAATCAGTAGTTTATATGCCAAAAGGATCTTCTATAACAAGACTTGAAAATATAAGAGCAGAAGGTGCTGAGGCAAGCATCACAGAAGTGAACTATGACGATGCAGTAAGAATTGCAACAGATTACGCAAATAAAAATAATGGGGTAGTTATTCAGGATACAGCGTGGGAGGGATATGAAGAGATCCCGGCATGGATTATGCAGGGATACGGAACAATGGCCTTAGAATCAATAGAGCAGTTAAAAGAAAAGAAGATAGAAAAACCTACTCATATCTTTTTACAGGCAGGAGTAGGGTCATTAGCAGGTGCAGTGCAGGGAGTTTTTGCTTCAATATACGGAGATGACTGTCCGACAACTGTAATAGTGGAATCAAACTTAGCAGATTGTTTATATAAATCAGCAAAGGCAGGAGAAATGAAATATGTTGGTGGAGATATGCAGACAATTATGGCTGGTCTTGCTTGTGGTGAGCCAAACACAATAGGTTGGGAAGTATTAAAGAATCATTCGGCAGCATTTGTATCTTGTCCGGACTGGGTAGCTGCAAATGGGATGAGAATATTAGGGTGCCCTATTAAGGGAGATGACCAAGTAGTCTCAGGAGAATCAGGAGCAGTTACAGCGGGATTATTATTTGAAGTAATGACTAACCCTGAATATGCTCAAATGAAAGAAGATTTAAAGTTAGATGAGAATTCAAAAGTATTATTATTTTCCACTGAGGGAGATACAGATCCTGAAGTATACAAAAAGATAGTATGGCATGGAGCTCATACAAAATAA
- the moaA gene encoding GTP 3',8-cyclase MoaA, whose product MKDKFGREIDYMRISVTEQCNYRCFYCMSQEENIELKKENPITKNEILEIVKVGVKLGIKKIRITGGEPLIRKDIDKILYEISKIKEIKELCLTTNGSILNEKIEFLKICGVTRINVSLDSLKEKKFKEITKTGDFNKVWKGIKRAMENGIEVRINSVIIDGVNEDEIINLASLTETYPIDVRFIELMPIGEGKRYKGFTGNDIRKIICKSKKLKNLKRKEGASEYYKLEGGKGKIGFINPISNCFCRECNRIRVTSKGIMKQCLNKKSTFKLSNIMKNSINEKEKIEIIAKEIYNKPEKHLFNNINKFEDKYNMNQIGG is encoded by the coding sequence ATGAAAGATAAGTTTGGCAGAGAAATAGATTATATGAGAATATCTGTAACAGAGCAGTGTAACTATAGGTGCTTTTATTGTATGTCTCAAGAAGAAAATATTGAATTGAAAAAAGAAAATCCTATCACTAAAAATGAAATACTAGAGATTGTAAAGGTAGGGGTAAAATTAGGGATAAAGAAAATAAGAATAACAGGCGGAGAACCTTTAATTCGAAAAGATATAGATAAAATATTATATGAAATATCTAAAATAAAGGAAATAAAAGAATTATGCCTTACTACAAATGGGAGTATTTTAAATGAAAAAATAGAATTTCTCAAAATTTGCGGAGTGACAAGAATAAATGTAAGTTTAGATTCTTTAAAAGAAAAAAAATTTAAAGAAATAACTAAGACAGGAGACTTTAATAAAGTTTGGAAAGGAATAAAGAGAGCTATGGAAAATGGGATAGAAGTGAGGATTAATAGTGTAATAATAGATGGAGTAAATGAAGATGAAATAATAAATTTAGCTAGTTTAACCGAAACATATCCTATAGATGTAAGGTTTATAGAATTAATGCCTATAGGAGAAGGAAAGAGGTATAAAGGATTTACAGGAAATGATATAAGAAAGATCATATGCAAGAGTAAAAAACTAAAGAATTTAAAAAGAAAAGAGGGGGCTTCAGAATATTATAAATTAGAAGGGGGAAAAGGGAAGATAGGATTTATTAATCCAATAAGTAATTGTTTTTGCCGGGAATGTAATAGGATAAGAGTCACATCAAAAGGAATAATGAAACAGTGTCTTAATAAAAAATCAACCTTTAAATTAAGTAATATTATGAAAAATAGTATAAATGAAAAAGAAAAAATAGAAATTATTGCTAAAGAAATATATAATAAACCTGAAAAGCATTTATTTAATAACATAAATAAATTCGAAGATAAATATAATATGAATCAAATAGGCGGGTAA
- the iadA gene encoding beta-aspartyl-peptidase, translating into MFKLIKNARVYSPKDLGIKDILICNDRVIEIESNIQFTHKELEVIDAAGKIIIPGIIDQHVHVTGGGGEGSFNTRVPEVMLSELVQSGITTVVGLLGTDTVTRSVENLLAKTKALKEEGITAYCLTGGYEYPSPTITGSVKKDITFIQEILGVKLAISDHRASHITKDEFTKLVSDIRVSGMFSGKSSYIKLHMGNSSERFSIINQILNETDLSISHFRPTHVGRRKELFEEGMDFAKRGGIIDITACNNSNIVPLPKLFNIIKKNEVPLKNITLSSDGRGSWSTYDKLGKLEKIGHAACDTIYKTIKDLTNKGVLSFEEALTLGTENVALALDLKGRGVISKNGFADILILDDNLDLNSVLINGRLMMKNKETIVKGTYE; encoded by the coding sequence ATGTTTAAATTAATTAAAAATGCAAGGGTTTATTCACCTAAAGATTTGGGAATAAAGGATATTTTGATTTGTAACGATAGAGTTATTGAAATAGAAAGTAACATACAATTTACACATAAAGAATTAGAGGTAATAGATGCTGCTGGAAAAATTATTATACCTGGAATTATAGATCAGCATGTTCATGTCACTGGAGGCGGGGGTGAAGGCAGTTTTAATACCAGAGTTCCCGAGGTTATGTTAAGCGAATTAGTACAAAGTGGAATAACAACTGTAGTTGGTCTCCTTGGTACAGATACAGTTACTCGAAGTGTTGAAAATCTCCTTGCAAAAACTAAAGCTCTTAAAGAGGAAGGGATTACAGCTTACTGCCTTACTGGAGGATATGAATATCCTAGTCCTACTATAACTGGAAGTGTGAAAAAAGATATTACTTTTATCCAAGAAATTCTAGGAGTAAAGCTTGCTATTTCAGACCACAGGGCTTCTCATATTACCAAAGATGAATTTACAAAATTAGTAAGTGATATCAGAGTAAGCGGAATGTTTTCTGGGAAATCTTCTTATATTAAATTACATATGGGAAATAGTTCCGAAAGATTTTCTATCATTAATCAAATATTAAATGAAACTGATCTCTCTATTTCTCATTTCAGGCCTACTCACGTTGGGAGACGTAAAGAATTGTTTGAGGAAGGCATGGATTTTGCTAAAAGAGGCGGAATTATAGATATTACCGCATGCAATAATTCTAATATAGTTCCTCTTCCTAAACTTTTTAATATCATTAAAAAAAACGAAGTTCCTTTAAAAAATATAACTCTTAGTTCAGATGGAAGGGGAAGTTGGTCTACTTATGATAAACTGGGAAAATTAGAGAAAATTGGCCATGCAGCATGTGACACTATATATAAAACTATCAAAGACTTAACAAACAAAGGTGTTCTTTCTTTTGAAGAAGCTTTAACTCTTGGTACGGAAAATGTGGCATTGGCTCTTGATTTAAAGGGGAGAGGCGTCATATCTAAAAATGGATTTGCAGATATTCTTATTCTAGATGATAATTTGGATCTGAATTCTGTTCTTATAAATGGGCGACTTATGATGAAAAATAAAGAAACTATAGTAAAAGGTACTTATGAGTAA
- the nhaC gene encoding Na+/H+ antiporter NhaC has translation MKKTPTLGQSLFPIVFMVLALAIGYGYFGFRTEPILVASAFVAGTIALKLGYGWKEMEGAIVEKITKAMPATLVLWSVGFLIGSWMFSGTVPMIIYYGVQIVNPKFLLVSAFIITALVSTVTGTSWGAAGTIGVAIMGIAGGLGISLPATAGAIVAGAYFGDKVSPLSDTTNLAPIAAGSELYEHIKHMFYTTIPAAIISIVVYLIVGLNSSGQTTNPETVATMLSQLDSMYSWNILLLLPVFIIIFGSVKKWPAVPTMLSASFVSIILGIFIQGFALKDGLASLVKGFNVGMTGTETKIIWEVTRLINRGGVVSVTGTTVLIFCAMGFAGIISVTGMLDTVLNSILKRVRSDSGIILSTIFSCFTMAFVTGSSYLSILIPGELFKNTYIKRGLHPKNLSRTLEDSGTVLVPLVPWSAAGAYMAATLGVPTFQYLPWAVLNYAGIIVAIILAITGIGVTKLKDEEKAEFKAAFGIQ, from the coding sequence ATGAAAAAAACGCCTACACTTGGGCAATCTTTGTTTCCAATAGTCTTTATGGTATTAGCTTTAGCTATTGGATATGGTTATTTTGGGTTTAGAACAGAGCCTATTTTGGTAGCATCTGCTTTTGTTGCTGGAACTATAGCACTTAAATTAGGGTATGGCTGGAAAGAGATGGAGGGGGCTATAGTTGAAAAAATTACTAAAGCTATGCCTGCTACACTGGTTTTATGGAGTGTTGGATTTCTAATCGGTTCATGGATGTTTTCAGGAACAGTTCCTATGATTATCTATTATGGTGTTCAAATTGTAAATCCTAAATTTTTACTTGTATCTGCATTTATAATTACTGCTCTTGTCTCTACAGTTACCGGGACATCTTGGGGAGCTGCCGGGACTATAGGAGTAGCTATTATGGGAATAGCTGGCGGGTTAGGTATATCTCTTCCTGCTACAGCCGGAGCTATCGTTGCTGGAGCTTATTTCGGTGATAAAGTATCTCCACTTTCAGACACTACTAACCTTGCTCCTATTGCAGCGGGGAGTGAATTATATGAACATATAAAACACATGTTTTATACTACAATACCTGCAGCTATTATTTCTATTGTAGTATATTTAATTGTAGGGCTAAATTCTAGTGGTCAGACTACTAATCCTGAGACTGTAGCTACTATGCTTTCTCAGTTAGATTCAATGTATAGTTGGAATATCTTATTATTATTGCCAGTATTTATAATTATTTTTGGTTCAGTAAAAAAATGGCCTGCTGTTCCTACGATGTTAAGTGCAAGTTTTGTTTCTATAATTCTAGGTATTTTTATACAGGGGTTTGCTCTTAAAGACGGTTTAGCTTCCCTTGTTAAAGGATTTAACGTTGGTATGACTGGTACCGAAACTAAGATTATCTGGGAAGTTACCAGGCTGATTAACAGAGGGGGAGTAGTTTCTGTTACAGGTACCACAGTTTTAATTTTCTGCGCTATGGGCTTTGCAGGTATAATTAGTGTTACAGGAATGTTAGACACTGTTCTAAATTCTATTTTAAAAAGAGTTCGTTCAGACAGTGGTATTATTTTATCAACTATCTTCTCATGTTTTACAATGGCATTTGTAACAGGTAGTTCATACCTTTCAATTCTTATTCCTGGAGAATTATTTAAAAATACATATATTAAAAGAGGCCTTCATCCCAAAAATCTCTCAAGAACTCTTGAAGATTCGGGAACAGTACTAGTTCCTTTAGTGCCATGGTCGGCAGCGGGAGCATATATGGCGGCAACATTAGGGGTTCCGACATTTCAATATCTTCCATGGGCAGTTTTAAATTATGCAGGTATTATAGTTGCAATTATTCTTGCTATTACTGGTATAGGAGTTACAAAATTAAAGGATGAAGAAAAAGCTGAATTTAAAGCTGCTTTCGGAATTCAATAG
- a CDS encoding N-acyl-D-amino-acid deacylase family protein encodes MDILIKNGNIVDGTLAKPFIGDLHIKDGKIHAIGENIHIDGIKIVDAKGRVVAPGFIDTHSHSDLVMLLNPYNEVKIRQGITTEVLGQDGISMAPLPIEYISPWRKNLAGLDGDSDDIDWEYETTENYLNMMAKKGVGLNETYLVPHGNIRMEAMGLAGKAATDKQIERMCEITRREMEAGAYGLSTGLIYMPCAYSETKEVIEMCKVVAEYDGVFVVHQRSEADTILNSMKEIIRIGKESGVKVHFSHFKVCGKQNWKYIDEVIELLEEVKKTGIKVSFDQYPYAAGSTMLGVILPPWAHNGGTDELIKRLKSKSDREKMKADIEKGIPGWDNFVDFAGIDQIFVTSVKTDKNQEVVGMSLEELGKFKGKDPLDATFDLLRDEENAVGMVDFYGKEEHIIKFMKRPEHNVCTDGLMAKGKPHPRAYGSFPKILGRYVREKKVLTIEQAINKMTKKAAEAIGIKGRGSLEVGKHADVLIIDMETVIDKGTFIDPVQFPVGIDNVFINGHHVIDEGVYNKILAGKVVKRN; translated from the coding sequence ATGGATATTCTAATAAAAAATGGAAATATAGTTGATGGAACACTGGCAAAACCTTTCATAGGAGATCTCCATATAAAAGACGGGAAAATACATGCAATAGGTGAAAATATTCATATTGATGGAATAAAAATAGTGGATGCCAAGGGCCGTGTAGTTGCTCCGGGATTTATTGATACTCATAGTCACTCAGATTTAGTGATGCTCCTCAATCCTTACAATGAAGTAAAGATTAGACAAGGAATAACAACAGAGGTGCTGGGCCAGGATGGAATATCTATGGCTCCACTCCCTATTGAATATATCAGTCCTTGGAGAAAAAATCTGGCTGGTCTTGATGGTGATTCAGATGATATAGACTGGGAATATGAAACAACAGAAAATTATCTTAATATGATGGCTAAAAAAGGCGTGGGTTTAAATGAAACGTATTTAGTCCCCCACGGGAATATAAGAATGGAAGCTATGGGGTTGGCTGGGAAAGCAGCTACAGATAAACAGATAGAAAGGATGTGTGAAATAACAAGAAGAGAGATGGAAGCAGGAGCCTATGGTCTTTCTACTGGACTCATCTATATGCCGTGTGCTTATTCCGAGACAAAAGAAGTTATAGAGATGTGTAAAGTAGTAGCTGAATATGATGGAGTATTTGTAGTCCATCAAAGGAGTGAAGCCGACACCATATTAAATTCTATGAAAGAGATTATAAGAATTGGAAAAGAATCGGGGGTAAAAGTTCATTTTTCTCATTTTAAAGTATGTGGGAAGCAAAACTGGAAATACATCGATGAAGTTATTGAGTTGTTGGAAGAAGTTAAAAAAACCGGAATAAAAGTATCGTTTGACCAATACCCATATGCAGCAGGAAGCACTATGCTTGGAGTTATTTTACCTCCCTGGGCACATAATGGGGGAACAGATGAATTAATAAAAAGGTTGAAAAGTAAATCTGATAGGGAAAAAATGAAAGCTGATATAGAAAAAGGGATTCCAGGCTGGGATAACTTTGTGGATTTTGCTGGAATTGATCAAATATTTGTAACATCTGTTAAAACTGATAAAAATCAGGAAGTAGTAGGAATGAGTTTAGAAGAATTAGGAAAATTTAAAGGGAAAGATCCATTGGATGCAACTTTTGATCTTTTAAGGGATGAAGAGAATGCAGTTGGAATGGTAGATTTTTATGGAAAAGAAGAGCACATAATAAAATTCATGAAAAGACCGGAACATAATGTTTGTACTGATGGATTAATGGCTAAAGGGAAACCTCACCCAAGAGCATATGGTTCTTTCCCAAAAATACTTGGAAGATATGTAAGAGAGAAGAAAGTACTTACTATAGAGCAGGCTATCAATAAGATGACTAAAAAAGCTGCAGAAGCTATCGGGATTAAAGGAAGAGGCAGTTTAGAAGTTGGAAAACATGCTGATGTTCTTATTATAGATATGGAAACAGTTATTGATAAAGGAACATTTATAGACCCTGTTCAATTTCCTGTGGGAATAGATAATGTTTTTATTAATGGACATCACGTAATAGATGAAGGTGTTTACAATAAGATCCTTGCAGGGAAGGTAGTTAAAAGAAACTAA
- a CDS encoding YgeY family selenium metabolism-linked hydrolase, producing the protein MLNQTREERLIALCQELIRNPSVSGEEEKVVEAIKKAMLDEFGFDDVQIDRYGNIIGRIKGNKPGKAILFDGHIDTVPVTDDSVWKYAPFGGEIVDGKIYGRGTSDMKGQVSAMIAAASYFAEDIKKDFAGEIYVAGVVHEEIFEGIAAREISKNIKPDYVVIGESSELNLKIGQRGRGEIVVEVFGKPAHSANPHKGINSVVKMAGIIERIEKLVPTEHPELGKGILCLTDIKSSPYPGASVVPEHCRATFDRRLLVGETKESVLAPIEKLLEEMMAADPQLKAKVSYAIGKEMCYTGNHIEGERFFPGWLYSEEDEFVQAAHKGLKEAGINSEITQYSFCTNGSHYAGEAGIKTIGFGPSKENLAHTIDEHIEIEQLCLGAKGYYGILKSVYNK; encoded by the coding sequence ATGTTAAATCAAACTAGAGAAGAGAGGTTAATTGCATTATGTCAGGAGTTAATTAGAAATCCATCTGTTTCTGGAGAAGAGGAGAAGGTAGTAGAAGCAATAAAAAAGGCAATGTTAGATGAATTTGGATTTGATGATGTTCAGATAGATAGATATGGAAATATCATAGGAAGAATTAAGGGAAATAAACCAGGAAAAGCAATATTATTCGATGGTCATATTGATACTGTCCCGGTAACGGATGATTCAGTATGGAAATATGCTCCATTTGGAGGAGAAATTGTTGACGGTAAGATTTATGGGAGAGGAACTTCAGATATGAAAGGACAGGTATCTGCAATGATTGCTGCTGCATCTTATTTTGCTGAAGATATAAAAAAAGATTTTGCTGGAGAAATTTATGTAGCAGGTGTAGTACATGAAGAAATATTTGAAGGGATTGCAGCTAGAGAAATTTCTAAAAATATCAAACCTGATTATGTAGTAATTGGAGAATCTTCAGAGCTTAACCTTAAAATAGGTCAAAGAGGTAGAGGAGAAATTGTAGTAGAAGTATTTGGAAAACCTGCACATTCAGCTAACCCGCATAAAGGAATTAACTCTGTAGTTAAAATGGCCGGAATAATAGAAAGAATAGAAAAACTTGTGCCCACTGAGCATCCAGAATTGGGAAAAGGAATTCTTTGTTTAACTGATATTAAATCGTCACCATATCCAGGAGCATCTGTAGTCCCTGAACACTGTAGAGCAACTTTTGATAGAAGGCTTCTTGTTGGTGAAACAAAAGAATCAGTTCTTGCTCCAATAGAAAAATTATTAGAAGAAATGATGGCAGCAGATCCCCAATTGAAAGCAAAAGTATCCTATGCAATAGGTAAAGAAATGTGTTATACAGGAAACCATATCGAAGGAGAAAGGTTCTTCCCAGGTTGGCTTTACTCTGAAGAAGATGAGTTTGTACAGGCGGCACATAAAGGATTAAAAGAGGCAGGAATTAATTCTGAAATTACTCAATATTCATTCTGTACTAATGGTTCTCATTATGCAGGTGAAGCAGGAATCAAAACTATAGGATTTGGACCATCAAAAGAAAATTTAGCTCATACAATTGACGAACATATTGAAATAGAGCAACTTTGCTTGGGAGCAAAAGGATATTATGGGATTTTAAAATCAGTTTATAACAAATAA